A genomic window from Brassica oleracea var. oleracea cultivar TO1000 chromosome C8, BOL, whole genome shotgun sequence includes:
- the LOC106308274 gene encoding uncharacterized protein LOC106308274: MRIFPGFGSWISKNSQQPLKAESKRSENVESKSVSEKDTNNNAPSNKKKKEYVYDEKEEMRQHILWYEEEKKHPWHNPPPKVKVTTKKGVYHMNLEVTIGAAPEMTFLWLTEPGGSSFFDEKNWRVLMENIKRKVLTEDGPRRVIKVEKAVVHDFFSLTTIPIPLHLIVEENEKDLTGKYKKEKVMFMKVFEGNFKVEPVYVDQERLCKKKLPKNQEEYKKCSGGQGKTASKLTINQYFEPYPPFNLPPLSWYIRGSTIQTSKNLLIALQNTSKIIRTAKLPEDYEEFRAKMNSRNKANSIFY, translated from the exons ATGCGTATATTCCCGGGATTTGGTAGCTGGATAAGTAAGAACAGTCAACAGCCTCTTAAG GCCGAGTCCAAGAGATCTGAAAATGTCGAATCTAAGTCAGTGTCAGAGAAAGACACCAATAATAATGCTCCTTCTAACAAGAAGAAGAAAGAATATGTTTATGATGAAAAAGAGGAAATGAGACAACATATACTTTGGTATGAAGAAGAGAAGAAGCATCCTTGGCATAATCCCCCTCCCAAGGTCAAG GTGACAACTAAGAAGGGTGTTTACCATATGAACTTAGAAGTGACCATAGGAGCGGCGCCTGAAATGACCTTCTTATGGTTGACTGAGCCAGGGGGCAGTTCGTTTTTTGATGAGAAGAATTGGCGAGTCCTTATG GAAAACATAAAAAGAAAGGTTTTGACTGAGGATGGTCCGAGGCGGGTCATCAAGGTTGAGAAAGCTGTGGTTCATGACTTCTTTTCGCTGACTACTATTCCTATCCCGTTACATCTAATTGTGGAAGAAAACGAAAAAGATCTTACG GGAAAATATAAGAAAGAGAAAGTAATGTTCATGAAAGTGTTCGAGGGAAACTTTAAAGTGGAGCCTGTATATGTAGATCAAGAACGGTTGTGCAAAAAGAAGTTACCAAAAAATCAAGAAGAATATAAAAAATGTAGTGGTGGCCAAGGAAAGACTGCGTCAAAATTGACAATAAATCAATACTTTGAGCCATATCCTCCATTTAATCTACCGCCGCTTTCTTGGTACATCCGTGGGAGCACCATCCAAACCTCCAAAAATCTGCTTATTGCACTTCAGAACACATCTAAGATTATAAGAACGGCTAAGCTGCCCGAAGATTATGAAGAATTTAGAGCAAAGATGAACTCCAGGAATAAAGCAAATTCAATATTTTATTAA
- the LOC106308273 gene encoding uncharacterized protein LOC106308273, which yields MFQNKDVFPGFVVWINQTIREPLKAEFKRLKNVKEENLVKSLKAEIETTHDKHRDEEKLEKQLQAWRNNPSWIDQPPKVQVKTQNGSFCHLNVEVNVGLPPESVYNIFTHPDNKRYFKNIKECISRKVLTEEGPMQTVDVKQAAAWKFLWWAGTFPVHLIVQENRKNLTSKYKQEKTMFMKVFEGCWRVEPLFIDEHLCDRMKPKTLQDYDSCSNGRGRIGSKVTMDQMFQPSAILTPPPLSWYIRGITIKTTESMIEDLLAEAARLRGGGGGGGHDDDGQGENGAVLEKSKDEHIKERWRSRRRSKGMRYTNRRMM from the exons ATGTTTCAAAATAAGGATGTGTTTCCTGGATTTGTGGTCTGGATTAATCAGACTATTCGAGAGCCTCTTAAG GCTGAGTTCAAGAGATTAAAGAATGTCAAAGAGGAAAACTTGGTTAAAAGTCTTAAGGCAGAGATAGAGACTACTCATGATAAGCATAGAGATGAGGAGAAGTTAGAGAAGCAATTACAAGCTTGGAGAAATAATCCTTCATGGATTGATCAACCTCCTAAGGTTCAG GTGAAAACACAAAACGGTTCATTTTGCCATTTGAATGTAGAAGTTAACGTGGGATTGCCTCCTGAATCAGTCTACAACATTTTCACTCATCCAGACAACAAACGATACTTCAAGAACATCAAG GAATGCATATCAAGAAAAGTTTTGACGGAGGAAGGACCAATGCAGACAGTGGACGTGAAGCAAGCCGCGGCTTGGAAGTTTCTTTGGTGGGCTGGTACTTTCCCTGTACATCTAATTGTCCAAGAAAATCGAAAAAATCTCACC TCAAAATATAAGCAAGAGAAAACAATGTTCATGAAAGTGTTTGAGGGTTGTTGGAGAGTAGAGCCATTGTTTATAGATGAACATTTGTGTGACCGCATGAAACCAAAAACTCTACAAGATTACGACAGTTGTAGCAATGGACGAGGGAGGATAGGGTCAAAGGTGACAATGGATCAGATGTTTCAGCCTTCTGCTATACTTACTCCCCCTCCACTTTCTTGGTACATTCGCGGGATCACCATTAAAACCACAGAAAGTATGATTGAAGATCTCCTCGCTGAAGCTGCTAGGCTCCGAGGAGGAGGAGGAGGAGGAGGCCATGATGATGATGGTCAAGGAGAAAACGGCGCTGTATTGGAGAAGAGCAAAGATGAGCACATAAAGGAGAGATGGAGATCACGTAGGAGAAGTAAGGGGATGAGATATACGAATCGGAGAATGATGTAA
- the LOC106311062 gene encoding uncharacterized protein LOC106311062: MCSSGTGSPLVAKDDELPENPIGEEEESLERNSTEENDSGDEAATASAVNPLSSDAAQIVPLLQNLLLNNDIQRERLTGLFQLFAPAADTNANVNTEEDEQTAREAALSSQVHFLEQSVQMLEEEVENQKKLNAQLEEQIKRLTTSSDPERQD; encoded by the exons ATGTGTTCATCAGGAACGGGATCGCCTCTGGTTGCGAAAGACGACGAGCTTCCTGAGAATCCAATCGGTGAAGAAGAAGAGTCACTTGAACGAAACTCAACTGAAGAAAACGACTCG GGCGATGAAGCTGCTACTGCTAGTGCTGTGAATCCTTTGTCCAGCGATGCTGCTCAGATCGTCCCATTGCTACAGAATCTCCTACTCAACAATGACATCCAGAGG GAGAGGTTAACCGGATTGTTTCAACTCTTTGCTCCAGCTGCTG ACACAAACGCAAACGTGAATACCGAAGAAGACGAGCAG ACAGCAAGGGAGGCAGCTCTATCTTCTCAGGTTCATTTCTTGGAGCAGAG TGTGCAGATGCTTGAAGAGGAGGTTGAGAATCAGAAGAAACTAAACGCTCAG CTAGAAGAACAGATCAAGCGCTTGACGACGAGCAGCGATCCAGAAAGGCAGGATTGA
- the LOC106308078 gene encoding extensin-2-like has protein sequence MTSSPGMGHSAAHLVYALGFVIMATMVAASYEPYTYSSPPPPSPVYNSPAPKVDYKSPPPPYVYTSPPPPPHYSPSPKVDYKSPPPPYVYSSPPPPYYALSPKVDYKSPPPPYVYNSPPPPSYSPSPKVDYKSPPPPYVYSSPPPPPYVYNSPPPPPPYYSPSPKVDYKSPPPPYVYNSPPPPYYSPSPKVDYKSPPPPYVYSSPPPPPYVYNSPPPPPYYSTSPKVNYKSPPPPYVYNSPPPPYYSPSPKPTYKSPPPPYIYNSPPPPYYSPSPKIDYKSPPPPYVYKSPPPPYYSPSPKPTYKSPPPPYVYNSPPPPYYSPSPKPTYKSPPPPYVYSSPPPPYYSPSPKPAYKSPPPPYVYSSPPPPYYTPSPKHAYKSPPPPYVYNSPPPPYYSPSPKHAYKSPPPPYVYSSPPPPYYSPSPKTTYKSPPPPYVYSSPPPPYYSPSPKPAYKSPPPPYVYSSPPPPYYSPSPKHAYKSPPPPYVYNSPPPPYYSPSPKVVYKSPPHPHVCVCPPPPPCYSPSPKIEYKSPPPPYVYSSPLPPYYSPSPKPAYKSPPPPYVYSSPLPPYYSPSPKPAYKSPPPPYVYSSQPPPYYSPSPKPAYKSPPPPYVYSSPPPPYYSPSPKPAYKSPPPPYVYSSPPPPYYSPSPKPAYKSPPPPYIYSSPPPPYYSPSPKPTYKSPPPPYIYSSPPPPYYSPSPKPTYKSPPPPYVYNSPPPPYYSPSPKVEYKSPPPPYIYSSPPPPPYYSPSPKVEYKSPPPPYVYSSPPPPPYYSPSPKVEYKSPPPPYVYSSPPPPPYYSPSPKVEYKSPPPPYVYSSPPPPPYYSPSPKVEYKSPPPPYVYSSPPPPPYYSSSPKADYKSPPPPYVYSSPPPPPYYSPSPKAEYKSPPPPYVYSSPPPPPYYSPSPKAEYKSPPPPYVYSSPPPPPYYSPSPKVDYKSPPPPYVYSSPPPPPYYSPSPKVEYKSPPPPYVYSSPPPPPYYSPSPKVEYKSPPPPYVYSSPPPPPYYSPSPKVEYKSPPPPYVYSSPPPPPYYSPSPKVEYTSPPPPYVYTSPPPPTYSPSPKVEYKSPPPPSYY, from the coding sequence ATGACATCTTCTCCGGGGATGGGGCATTCAGCCGCCCATCTCGTTTATGCTCTTGGTTTTGTTATCATGGCAACAATGGTTGCTGCTTCTTATGAGCCCTACACATATAGCTCTCCACCACCACCATCACCAGTGTACAATTCTCCTGCACCAAAGGTTGATTACAAATCACCACCACCACCTTATGTATACACCTCTCCACCACCTCCACCGCATTATTCGCCATCTCCTAAAGTAGATTATAAGTCTCCACCACCACCTTATGTTTACAGTTCTCCACCACCACCATACTATGCACTTTCTCCGAAGGTAGACTACAAATCTCCACCACCTCCTTATGTATACAACTCTCCACCACCACCATCTTATTCACCTTCTCCTAAAGTTGATTATAAATCTCCACCACCTCCTTATGTCTATAGCTCTCCCCCACCACCCCCATACGTCTACAACTCACCACCACCACCACCGCCGTATTACTCACCTTCTCCGAAAGTGGATTACAAATCTCCTCCACCTCCTTATGTTTACAACTCTCCACCACCACCATACTATTCACCTTCTCCCAAAGTAGACTACAAATCTCCACCACCTCCCTACGTCTATAGCTCTCCACCACCACCCCCATATGTTTACAACTCACCACCACCACCACCGTACTACTCTACTTCTCCAAAAGTAAATTACAAGTCTCCTCCACCACCGTATGTATACAATTCACCACCACCACCATACTATTCACCTTCTCCAAAGCCCACATACAAATCTCCACCACCTCCATACATTTATAATTCTCCACCACCACCATATTACTCACCTTCTCCAAAGATTGACTACAAATCTCCACCACCTCCTTATGTTTACAAATCTCCTCCACCACCATATTACTCGCCTTCACCTAAACCAACATACAAGTCCCCACCACCTCCATATGTTTACAACTCTCCTCCACCACCATACTACTCACCTTCACCCAAACCCACATACAAATCTCCACCACCACCATATGTCTACAGTTCTCCACCACCACCATACTACTCTCCTTCTCCTAAACCCGCATACAAATCTCCACCCCCACCATATGTCTACAGCTCTCCACCACCACCGTACTACACGCCTTCACCTAAACATGCATACAAATCTCCACCACCACCATATGTCTACAACTCTCCCCCACCACCATACTACTCGCCTTCGCCTAAGCATGCTTACAAATCCCCACCACCACCATATGTCTATAGCTCCCCACCTCCACCTTACTACTCTCCTTCTCCTAAAACTACATATAAATCTCCACCACCACCATATGTCTACAGTTCTCCACCACCACCATATTACTCGCCTTCGCCTAAGCCTGCATACAAATCTCCACCACCACCATATGTCTACAGCTCCCCACCTCCACCTTACTATTCTCCTTCACCTAAACATGCATACAAATCTCCCCCACCGCCATATGTTTACAACTCTCCACCACCACCATACTATTCACCATCACCTAAGGTTGTGTACAAATCTCCACCACACCCACATGTATGTGTTTGTCCACCTCCTCCTCCATGCTACTCTCCTTCTCCAAAGATTGAGTACAAATCTCCACCACCACCATATGTCTACAGTTCTCCACTACCACCATATTACTCGCCTTCGCCTAAGCCTGCATACAAATCCCCACCACCACCATATGTCTACAGTTCTCCACTACCACCATATTACTCGCCTTCGCCTAAGCCTGCATACAAATCCCCACCACCACCATATGTCTACAGCTCCCAACCTCCACCTTACTATTCTCCTTCACCTAAACCCGCATATAAATCTCCACCACCACCATATGTCTACAGCTCTCCACCACCACCATACTATTCGCCTTCACCTAAACCCGCCTACAAATCTCCACCACCACCATATGTCTACAGCTCTCCACCACCACCATACTATTCGCCTTCACCTAAACCCGCCTACAAATCTCCACCACCACCATATATCTACAGCTCTCCCCCACCACCATACTACTCACCTTCCCCTAAGCCAACATACAAATCTCCACCACCACCATATATCTACAGCTCTCCCCCACCACCATACTACTCACCTTCCCCTAAGCCAACATACAAATCTCCACCACCACCATATGTCTACAACTCTCCACCACCACCATATTATTCTCCTTCTCCAAAAGTAGAGTACAAATCTCCTCCACCACCATATATCTACAGTTCTCCACCACCACCACCATATTACTCTCCTTCTCCAAAGGTTGAATACAAGTCTCCACCACCACCATATGTATACAGCTCTCCACCTCCACCACCATATTACTCTCCTTCTCCAAAGGTTGAATACAAGTCTCCACCACCACCATATGTATACAGCTCTCCACCTCCACCACCATATTATTCTCCTTCTCCAAAGGTTGAATACAAATCTCCACCACCACCATATGTATACAGCTCTCCACCTCCACCACCATATTATTCTCCTTCTCCAAAGGTTGAATACAAATCTCCACCACCACCATATGTATACAGCTCTCCACCTCCACCACCATATTATTCTTCTTCTCCAAAGGCTGACTACAAATCTCCTCCGCCCCCGTATGTGTACAGCTCTCCACCTCCACCGCCATATTATTCTCCTTCTCCAAAGGCTGAGTACAAATCTCCTCCACCACCGTATGTTTACAGCTCTCCACCTCCACCACCATATTATTCTCCTTCTCCAAAGGCTGAGTACAAATCTCCTCCACCACCGTATGTTTACAGCTCTCCACCTCCACCACCATATTATTCTCCTTCTCCAAAGGTTGACTACAAATCTCCTCCGCCACCGTATGTCTACAGTTCTCCACCACCACCACCATATTACTCTCCTTCTCCAAAGGTTGAGTACAAATCTCCTCCACCACCGTATGTTTACAGTTCTCCACCACCACCACCATATTACTCTCCTTCTCCAAAGGTTGAGTACAAATCTCCTCCACCACCGTATGTTTACAGTTCTCCACCTCCACCACCTTATTACTCTCCTTCACCGAAGGTTGAATACAAATCTCCTCCACCACCATATGTCTACAGTTCTCCACCTCCACCACCTTATTACTCTCCTTCCCCAAAGGTTGAATACACATCTCCTCCACCACCATATGTCTACACATCCCCACCACCACCAACATATTCTCCTTCACCAAAGGTTGAATACAAATCTCCTCCCCCACCTTCATATTATTAA
- the LOC106311115 gene encoding F-box protein SKIP22-like — protein sequence MACVCREIRCMASGNDLWKQKIWEEARHLLVVGNGGRGSVNWKAKFASFWMHYKQKLSPVVHQHERETLTDIDMAMRMHHTCRFPIVSDPVPDPFGLSNGDDLHGSLGVHRGRQRLGRHRFSPGCNLGGGN from the coding sequence ATGGCTTGCGTTTGCAGGGAGATTCGGTGTATGGCATCGGGTAACGACTTGTGGAAACAGAAGATCTGGGAAGAAGCTAGGCATCTTCTTGTTGTTGGGAATGGAGGCAGGGGCTCGGTTAATTGGAAGGCGAAGTTTGCTAGTTTTTGGATGCACTACAAACAAAAATTGTCCCCAGTTGTACACCAACACGAACGAGAAACCTTAACGGACATTGACATGGCCATGCGTATGCACCATACCTGTCGTTTTCCTATCGTTAGTGACCCTGTCCCTGACCCTTTCGGATTGTCTAATGGTGATGACTTGCATGGTTCCCTCGGTGTACACCGTGGACGACAGAGGCTTGGCCGACATCGTTTTAGTCCTGGATGCAATCTTGGAGGAGGCAACTAG
- the LOC106311114 gene encoding putative F-box protein At1g23770 yields MKLPLKSHETRETPIREVYDTTTIPELLQLIDSILEELHRSLGITSVEANQSEKNQTSTDGPDPTDTKRLSEPFFLKKILLENSSGDSTSELTTLAMSVHAVMLESGFVLFNPDSSDDKFSFSKELLSVSLRYTLPELVESVTVTFQSLTDKVVVYGSLSGNVRRVYLDKSWFTPVIDTLKSDEEVSPSW; encoded by the coding sequence ATGAAGCTGCCGTTGAAAAGCCACGAGACCAGAGAAACCCCAATACGTGAAGTATACGATACAACCACTATCCCTGAACTCCTCCAACTGATCGATTCAATACTTGAGGAACTTCACCGATCACTCGGCATAACATCCGTTGAGGCAAACCAATCAGAGAAGAACCAGACGAGTACGGATGGTCCAGACCCGACGGATACCAAAAGGCTAAGCGAACCATTCTTCTTGAAAAAGATTTTACTTGAGAACTCATCTGGTGATAGTACCAGTGAGTTAACGACGTTAGCTATGTCTGTTCACGCCGTAATGTTAGAATCTGGATTCGTTCTGTTCAATCCTGACTCCTCTGATGATAAGTTTAGCTTCTCGAAAGAGTTACTTTCTGTATCCCTTAGGTATACTCTGCCTGAGCTTGTCGAGTCTGTTACCGTTACGTTTCAGAGCTTAACCGATAAAGTTGTAGTCTACGGGTCTTTAAGTGGGAATGTGCGAAGGGTTTATCTCGATAAGAGTTGGTTTACGCCAGTTATCGATACTCTGAAGTCTGACGAAGAAGTCTCTCCGAGCTGGTGA
- the LOC106312041 gene encoding uncharacterized protein LOC106312041 yields MAALAPGILQKLIDGMKTGVKPTGEHRSSLVQVTDIVPIDLDEKNLLPKEGFFIKLSDSSHSIYVTLPSDQDDVVLSNKMQLGQFIYVDRLDPGTPVPIVQGARPIPGRHPLLGTPEVSARGTERQRRGSWGQNGDVASPFVLKSAALDFDQCTPAKQRRFGAAGASPMTRGRSPGGVRCSYGGGGMLGKLKGESPASMMRKSCVVPPTSKFPRSRSVCDRETAKMSSVSSSALLSPFKSSAKKSNSPPPSVRTRRATAAAALMEEERDAPKSISKLASPNHSKVEKPEKSWSLTGRLSTLSKEAMQQRETAQKIALQALREATVTETVVRHLKTLANLSKSAKPDCPAACFEKFLEFHKQISETMSEISAIEAAVSSASENKSEDGTTSLILNEIQHNSIDQEKTATKRRTTSLKQQQNHKQLRSNDENKNPSAPPPPSGLGNTARLAKETEKEAANWFMEFIEKALEKGMKKCKGTGDADVKKVPQSLILQVVNWVEAEQSADNTRRQVHPRASQITRKLRIKMKNP; encoded by the exons ATGGCGGCTCTAGCACCCGGGATCCTCCAGAAGCTAATCGACGGCATGAAAACGGGAGTCAAACCCACCGGAGAGCACAGAAGCTCTCTGGTGCAAGTCACGGACATCGTCCCGATCGATCTCGACGAGAAGAATCTGTTGCCGAAAGAGGGCTTCTTCATCAAACTCTCCGACTCTTCCCACTCCATCTACGTCACCCTCCCCTCCGACCAAGACGACGTCGTTTTGAGCAACAAGATGCAGCTCGGCCAGTTCATCTACGTCGACAGGCTCGATCCTGGGACCCCCGTTCCGATCGTGCAAGGCGCGAGGCCCATCCCGGGGAGGCATCCTCTGCTCGGGACTCCCGAGGTCAGCGCGAGAGGCACGGAAAGGCAGAGGAGGGGTTCTTGGGGTCAAAACGGCGACGTTGCGTCTCCTTTTGTGTTAAAGTCCGCGGCTTTGGATTTCGATCAGTGTACTCCGGCCAAGCAGAGGAGATTTGGAGCGGCGGGGGCTTCTCCGATGACGAGGGGGAGGTCGCCGGGTGGTGTTAGGTGTTCTTATGGAGGAGGAGGGATGTTGGGGAAGTTGAAGGGAGAGAGTCCTGCTTCGATGATGAGGAAGAGCTGTGTTGTGCCGCCGACCTCCAAGTTTCCGAGGAGTAGGAGTGTTTGCGATAGAGAGACGGCCAAGATGAGCTCTGTTTCTTCTTCTGCTCTTCTTAGTCCTTTTAAATCCTCT GCAAAGAAGAGTAACTCGCCGCCTCCGAGTGTACGTACTAGACGAGCAACCGCTGCAGCTGCTTTGATGGAAGAGGAGAGAGATGCTCCAAAGTCGATTTCGAAATTGGCTTCTCCAAATCATAGTAAGGTGGAGAAACCAGAGAAGAGTTGGAGTTTAACAGGAAGACTCAGCACACTGAGCAAG GAAGCTATGCAGCAGAGGGAGACGGCTCAGAAGATAGCTCTTCAGGCATTGAGAGAAGCTACTGTCACTGAAACAGTTGTTCGTCATCTCAA GACTTTGGCCAATCTGAGCAAATCAGCCAAACCTGATTGCCCTGCTGCGTGCTTCGAGAAGTTCTTGGAGTTTCACAAGCAGATATCTGAAACCATGAGCGAAATCTCTGCCATTGAAGCAGCTGTTTCATCAGCTAGTGAGAACAAATCTGAGGATGGAACAACGTCTTTGATACTTAACGAGATCCAGCACAACTCTATTGATCAAGAGAAAACTGCAACGAAGAGAAGAACTACTTCCCTGAAGCAGCAGCAAAACCACAAGCAACTGAGGTCAAACGATGAGAACAAGAACCCATCAGCTCCTCCTCCTCCTTCCGGGTTAGGAAACACGGCTAGGTTGGCTAAAGAGACAGAGAAAGAAGCTGCAAATTGGTTCATGGAGTTTATAGAGAAGGCTCTAGAGAAAGGGATGAAGAAGTGTAAAGGCACAGGAGATGCAGATGTTAAGAAGGTTCCACAGTCTCTGATTCTCCAAGTTGTAAACTGGGTGGAAGCAGAACAGTCTGCTGATAACACTAGACGGCAAGTACATCCAAGAGCATCACAGATCACTAGAAAGCTCAGAATCAAAATGAAGAATCCTTGA